One genomic region from Henningerozyma blattae CBS 6284 chromosome 2, complete genome encodes:
- the GTR1 gene encoding Rag GTPase GTR1 (similar to Saccharomyces cerevisiae GTR1 (YML121W); ancestral locus Anc_8.855), whose translation MSNNRKKLLLMGRSGSGKSSMRSIIFSNYSAFDTRRLGATIDVEHSHLRFLGNMTLNLWDCGGQDVFMENYFTKQKDHIFQMVQVLIHVFDVESQEVIKDIDIFTRALKLLKKYSPDAKIFVLLHKMDLVQLDKRSQLFQIMMEKLQLTSKEFGFPNLVGFPTSIWDESLYKAWSQIVCSLIPNISTHQTNLKNFKKIINAYEIILFERTTFLVISSTNEKDLSTSSNSNSKLDPKRFEKISNIMKNYKQSCNKLKSGFKTLILNNNIYISELSSNMVCFIVLNDKGATQSPQMILENINKAKTFFK comes from the coding sequence ATGtcaaataatagaaaaaaattgttgcTGATGGGCCGTTCAGGGTCTGGGAAATCATCCATGAGGTCCATCATCTTTAGCAACTATTCTGCCTTCGATACTCGTAGACTTGGGGCTACAATCGATGTAGAACATTCTCATCTAAGGTTTCTTGGTAATATGACGTTGAATTTATGGGATTGTGGTGGTCAGGATGTCTTTAtggaaaattatttcaCCAAACAAAAAGAtcatattttccaaatggTTCAAGTATTGATCCATGTCTTTGATGTAGAATCTCAAGAAgttattaaagatatagatatttttacAAGAGCGTTGAAATTGTTGAAGAAATATTCTCCAGACGCCAAAATTTTCGTTTTATTACATAAGATGGATTTAGTTCAATTGGATAAGCGTAGTCAATTATTCCAAATCATGATGGAAAAATTACAACTAACCTCTAAAGAATTCGGATTCCCCAACCTAGTGGGGTTCCCCACGTCGATATGGGATGAATCTTTGTATAAAGCTTGGTCTCAAATCGTTTGTTCTTTAATCCCCAACATATCGACACATCAAACTaatctgaaaaattttaaaaaaattataaatgcTTACgaaataattctatttgAAAGAACCACATTCTTGGTGATATCTTCTACCaatgaaaaagatttatcTACAAgttctaattcaaattcaaaactGGATCCAAAAAggtttgaaaaaatatcaaatataatgaagaattataaaCAAAGCTGTAACAAGTTGAAATCAGGGTTTAAAAcgttaattttaaataataacatttaCATTTCGGAATTATCTTCCAATATGGTTTGTTTCATTGTGTTGAATGACAAAGGTGCCACTCAATCACCTCAGAtgattttggaaaatataaataaagctaaaactttctttaaataa
- the PHO84 gene encoding phosphate transporter PHO84 (similar to Saccharomyces cerevisiae PHO84 (YML123C); ancestral locus Anc_8.858): MEKTQSNTLARKRTTATLSAGGNAAYHNYLNDFADIEDPVKRRQLALQEIDNAKFGWYHIKSILVGGVGFMTDSYDIFAINLGITMMNEVFWDGNIPSSTQTLLKVSTSVGTVVGQVGFGVLADLLGRKKIYGCELIIIIVCTILQTMCGQAPGLSFTAMLTFYRIVMGLGIGGDYPLSSIITSEFATTKWRGAIMGAVFANQAWGQIFSGIVSIVCIAAYKDQLKPAYDSAHCGPDCKRACDQMWRILIGFGAIPGLAALYFRLTIPESPRYQLDVVDGSQVTHNSNPSSNESSNSSATLSYDNKDENIITNEQEIHVQKHSSRVEEIEANETSPLGKTLTTPEAAPDNKASFKDFWAHFGQWKYGKILLGTAGSWFMLDVAFYGLSLNTAIILQAIGYAGSKNVYYKLYNSAAGSLILMCAGSLPGYWVAVATIDTIGRKPIQVGGFIVLTGLFCGIGFGYHKLTDGGLLGLYIVTQFFQNFGPNVTTFIVPGECFPTKYRSTAHGISAASGKIGSIIAQTALGTLINHHCARDGKPKNCWLPHVMEIFALFMLLGIFTSLLIPETKRMTLEEISAKYHDEKIPGYEHLCSDAPKDDYPEENDFGTEYNQDNEYANDIEIQDYNGTNDYEYENNNLHNQEEEDEYNNRSIIETENFNKN; the protein is encoded by the coding sequence ATGGAAAAAACTCAATCAAATACCCTAGCTAGAAAACGTACTACTGCCACCCTTAGCGCAGGTGGTAATGCAGCTTATCACAATTATCTAAACGATTTTGCAGATATCGAAGATCCTGTGAAACGTCGTCAGTTGGCTTTACAAGAAATCGACAATGCGAAATTCGGTTGGTACCATATCAAATCAATCTTGGTCGGTGGTGTTGGGTTCATGACCGATTCCTACGATATTTTTGCTATTAATTTGGGTATCACCATGATGAACGAAGTCTTTTGGGATGGTAATATCCCATCGTCGACTCAAACTTTGTTGAAAGTCTCGACCTCTGTAGGTACTGTTGTTGGTCAAGTCGGGTTTGGTGTTCTTGCTGATTTATTGGGtagaaagaaaatttatgGTTGTgaattgattattattattgtttgtaCCATTTTGCAAACCATGTGTGGTCAAGCCCCGGGTTTAAGTTTCACTGCAATGTTGACATTTTATAGAATTGTTATGGGTCTTGGTATCGGTGGTGATTATCCATTATCCTCTATTATCACTTCGGAATTCGCCACCACTAAATGGAGAGGTGCCATCATGGGTGCTGTCTTTGCTAATCAAGCATGGGGCCAAATCTTTAGTGGTATCGTGTCTATTGTTTGTATTGCCGCTTATAAAGATCAATTGAAACCTGCTTATGATTCGGCGCATTGTGGTCCAGATTGTAAAAGAGCTTGTGATCAAATGTGGAGAATCCTTATTGGGTTCGGTGCCATCCCAGGTCTTGCAGCTTTGTATTTCAGATTAACTATCCCAGAATCCCCACGTTATCAACTGGACGTTGTTGATGGTTCTCAAGTGACACATAATTCAAATCCTTCGAGCAATGAATCTTCAAACTCTTCTGCTACCCTTTCTTACGACAACAAAGATGAAAACATTATTACTAATGAACAAGAGATACACGTACAAAAACATTCTAGTCGTGTCGAAGAAATTGAAGCCAACGAAACTTCTCCTCTTGGTAAGACTCTAACAACACCAGAAGCTGCTCCAGACAATAAGGCCAGTTTCAAAGATTTCTGGGCTCATTTCGGTCAATGGAAATATGGTAAGATTCTTTTGGGTACTGCTGGTTCTTGGTTCATGTTAGATGTTGCCTTTTACGGGTTATCTTTAAACACTGCTATTATCTTACAAGCCATTGGTTATGCTGGTTCTAAAAACgtttattacaaattatACAACTCTGCTGCTGGTAGTTTAATCTTGATGTGTGCAGGTTCCTTACCTGGTTATTGGGTTGCTGTTGCTACAATTGATACCATTGGTAGAAAACCAATTCAAGTTGGTGGGTTTATTGTTTTGACCGGATTATTCTGTGGTATTGGGTTTGGTTATCATAAGTTAACTGATGGTGGGTTATTGGGTCTATATATTGTGACACAATTCTTCCAAAATTTTGGTCCAAACGTTACTACTTTTATTGTTCCAGGTGAATGTTTCCCCACTAAATATAGATCTACAGCTCATGGTATCTCTGCTGCCTCAGGTAAGATTGGTTCCATCATTGCTCAAACTGCCTTAGGTACTTTGATCAATCACCACTGTGCTAGAGATGGTAAACCTAAGAACTGTTGGTTACCACATGTGATGGAAATCTTTGCCCTATTCATGTTATTAGGTATCTTTACCAGTTTATTAATCCCAGAAACCAAGAGAATGACTTTAGAAGAAATCAGTGCCAAATACcatgatgaaaaaatacCGGGTTATGAGCATTTATGTTCAGATGCTCCAAAGGATGATTATCCagaagaaaatgatttCGGAACTGAATACAATCAAGATAACGAATATGCAAATGACATAGAGATTCAAGATTACAACGGTACAAACGATTACgaatatgaaaataacAACCTCCATAAccaagaagaagaggatgaatataataaccgtagtattattgaaactgagaatttcaataaaaactAA
- the TUB1 gene encoding alpha-tubulin TUB1 (similar to Saccharomyces cerevisiae TUB3 (YML124C) and TUB1 (YML085C); ancestral locus Anc_8.859) gives MREVISINVGQAGCQIGNACWELYSLEHGIRPDGYLQEGLTRPKGGEEGFSTFFQETGNGKYVPRTVYVDLEPNVIDEVRTGKYKDLFHPEQLISGKEDAANNYARGHYTVGRELLDDILDRIRKIADQCDGLQGFIFTHSLGGGTGSGLGSLLLEQLSMDYTKKAKLEFAVYPAPQVSTSVVEPYNTVLTTHTTLEHADCTFMVDNEAIYDMCKKNLDISRPSFSNLNNLIAQVVSSVTASLRFDGSLNVDLNEFQTNLVPYPRIHFPLVSYAPILSKNKAFHETNSVSEITNACFEPSNQMVKCDPKTGKYMANCLLYRGDVVTRDVQNAVSQVKNKKTVQMVDWCPTGFKIGICFEPPHATPDSQLAKVDRAVCMLSNTTAIADAWKRIDRKFDLMYSKRAFVHWYVGEGMEEGEFTEAREDLSNLERDYLEVGADSYQDEEF, from the coding sequence ATGAGAGAAGTTATCAGTATTAATGTCGGTCAAGCTGGTTGTCAAATCGGTAACGCCTGTTGGgaattatattctttagAACATGGTATTAGACCAGATGGTTATTTACAAGAGGGATTAACCAGACCAAAAGGTGGTGAAGAAGGGTTTTCTACTTTCTTCCAAGAAACTGGTAATGGTAAATATGTCCCACGTACCGTTTACGTTGATTTAGAACCAAATGTCATTGATGAAGTTCGTACCGGTAAATACAAGGATCTTTTCCACCCAGAACAATTGATCAGTGGTAAAGAAGATGCTGCCAACAATTATGCAAGAGGTCATTATACTGTTGGTagagaattattagatgatatCTTGgatagaattagaaaaattgcCGATCAATGTGATGGTTTACAaggttttatttttactcaTTCCTTAGGTGGTGGTACTGGTTCAGGTTTAGgttctttattattggaaCAGTTATCTATGGATTACACTAAGAAGGctaaattagaatttgcTGTATACCCAGCTCCTCAAGTTTCTACTTCTGTAGTGGAACCTTATAACACTGTTTTGACTACTCATACTACTTTAGAACATGCCGATTGTACATTTATGGTTGATAATGAAGCAATTTATGATAtgtgtaaaaaaaatctagaCATTTCAAGACCAAGTTTCtccaatttaaataatttaattgctCAAGTCGTTTCCTCAGTTACAGCTTCTTTAAGATTCGATGGTTCATTGAATgttgatttaaatgaatttcaAACCAATTTAGTCCCATATCCAAGAATACATTTCCCATTGGTATCTTATGCTCCAATCTTATCTAAAAACAAAGCATTCCACGAAACTAATTCTGTGTCTGAAATTACCAATGCTTGTTTTGAACCATCAAATCAAATGGTTAAATGTGATCCTAAGACCGGGAAATATATGGCTAACTGTCTTTTATATAGAGGTGATGTTGTTACAAGAGATGTTCAAAATGCTGTTTCACaagttaaaaataaaaaaactgTTCAAATGGTGGATTGGTGTCCAACTGGTTTCAAAATTGGTATTTGTTTTGAACCTCCACATGCTACTCCAGATTCTCAATTAGCTAAAGTTGATAGAGCTGTTTGTATGCTATCAAACACTACAGCTATTGCTGATGCTTGGAAGAGAATCGATAGAAAGTTCGACTTGATGTATTCAAAGAGGGCTTTCGTTCATTGGTATGTTGGTGAAGGTATGGAAGAAGGTGAATTCACTGAAGCTAGAGAAGATTTATCTAATTTGGAAAGAGATTATTTGGAAGTAGGTGCTGATTCTTAccaagatgaagaattttaa